In the Alteromonas sp. M12 genome, one interval contains:
- a CDS encoding DUF2282 domain-containing protein: protein MKHNNSIKTALLIGATLAASQVAVAKPNDQLSLADATPEKVKVAFQEWKDGNRLRGRKDKCYGIALAGENDCKAGAGTSCEGTSTVDFQKNAWTYAPKGSCEYIITPNGAGSKDPIA from the coding sequence ATGAAACATAACAATTCGATTAAAACTGCTTTACTTATTGGTGCCACTCTTGCCGCTTCTCAAGTCGCCGTTGCTAAACCAAATGATCAATTATCATTAGCAGATGCGACACCTGAAAAAGTGAAAGTCGCTTTCCAAGAATGGAAAGATGGCAATAGACTACGTGGACGTAAAGACAAGTGTTATGGGATTGCTTTAGCCGGTGAGAACGATTGTAAAGCTGGCGCTGGCACAAGTTGTGAAGGGACTTCTACCGTTGATTTCCAAAAAAATGCATGGACTTATGCACCTAAAGGTTCATGTGAATACATAATCACACCAAATGGTGCTGGTTCTAAAGACCCAATTGCTTAA